Part of the Pantoea eucalypti genome is shown below.
CCAGGGCAGTCCTGCTGAACGCACCTTTTCCAGTCGGGCTGCTATTTCAGCTGCATCCGGCGGTTCGGTTTCAAAAGTAGCGGTGCCCTGTAATACGTGGTAAGCATAAATCTGCTGGATAGCAGGAATATGTTTTTTATCTGCTTCTGTTATTTCCATCGGTAAGGCTCTTTTTCTTCTGAGAAACAAAGACTAACCCGGGTAAATAATTTCAGTCAGACTGCGGGACTTATCAGCGGTATAAGGAAAACTTTGACATGGCAAACCTGAACCTGGATCACCTTACGACTTTCAGGATGGTCATCAGCCGGGGCAGTTTCTCTGGCGCAGCAGACGCTCTCGGACTCTCACAACCTGCTGTCAGCCTGCAGATAAGACAGCTGGAGCAGACACTCCAGGTCCGCCTGATTGAGCGAACCAGCCGGGGAATAAGACCCACTCCAGCGGGGCTGACTTTTTCTGAGCACTGTATAAAAATTGATTCAGTAATCAATACAGCCATTGAGTCAGTGTCTCTGCACTCAGACGACATAACCGGCACCGTTACTGTCGGCATGGGGGCAACGGCCTGTATTCATCTTCTGCCTCCCGTACTGCAGCAGCTGCGACAGGCACATCCTCTGCTAAAAGTAGACGTCCGCACGGGCAATACTTCCGATATTGTCCGGAGCGTGGAGGAGAATCGTATAGATATTGGGCTTGTAACACTTCCAGCTAACGGCAAATGCCTGAGAGTAAGCCCGCTGGGCACTGATGAGTTTGTTGTGATCATGGAAAAGGATGCACCAGATCAGAGCGTGAAACCGCTGTCTCCCGATGCCCTTTTGTCACTGCCGCTGATTGTTTTTGAACCTGGGAGCGGGACACGCGCCTTGATCGACGAATGGTTTCATAATGCCGGGCTAACTGTCAGCCCCATGATGGAGCTTGGCAGTATTGAGGCCATTAAAAAGATGGTACGTTGCGGCCTGGGCTACAGCATCGTTCCCCGTATGTCTGTTGCAAATATTGATGAAAGGCAGGGTCTGAGTCTTTACTCTGTGACGCCCTCGCTTCATCGAACTCTGGGGACAGTAATGCGAGAGGATCGGATTGTCAGCAGGGGCATGAGTGTCATACTGAAAAGACTACAGGCTGGTTTTGCAAAAGATGAAATCAGCTAAGTATTCCCCGATAAAGTTTTCTGGCAGCGGCTGGTTTGCTCCAGACAATATCCCTGCAGCTTAAGCCACCGGTGGCCTCTTCCGGCACACCGCGGCGGTCAGAATAGATCTCCCGCCACCTTAAGCTCTCCGGCATACCGGGACGTTGGCCTGATTACGCTAACTGGCAGACAGCTTAACTTCGCCGAACCGCCAGAAGCGGCGTTTCGGGTCTTTTGGCCTGGGTCTGTTAGAAAGTAAGTAGTGACATTCGATATGTAACGAAGGATGGCGTTTGCATCACGTGCGGGAACAATGTCGGGTAAGGGCGAAATGCAGTCTTTTGCTAATTACTCAGCAACAGAGTTGGTATGCTTTGGCTTTCCTCTAAATGAAACTCTCACAGCGGGACGGATATCATGAAGCAGGTCAGAATCTATACACTCAAAGACAGACAGTCAGCAGAAATTTATTTTCACAGACACTGGCCCCGACACATGGTCTCTCTTCCGGCCTTTGGTATATATGTCAATCATGTTTATCTGGGGAAAGAATGTCAGGTCATTGCAACAGTGACGTATCAGGAAGGGGCCGAAATAGAAGCCTTAAATCAGAAATATATGACCAGCAAGGAGTTCATGTCTGACATGGACGGCTTTGATATGTCTTCAATCCTTCGCGTGGATGAAATCAGCATTAAAGAATCGCTTTTCTGACTTCGTAACGTTCTGAACCAGCACGAGTGTTCCGGTCTCAGTCATTTAAATTAATACGCAGCCACCAACCAGCCCTTAAGGCGTGGCTCAGATACAAAGCATTTTACCGGTCCGCTTACGGTATCAAGCGGACTGACGTCAGGCTAAGGTCTGCTATTAACGATGTTCAGGCATCACCGATGTAAGGGCCTTACCTGTCGGTAACACGTTTATACAAAAATCTGGCGACCCGGCCTGGAATGCGTCCAGCCAGGCTTGCCCCAGTCTTGTGCGTTTCTCAATCTTATCCCACTGGCGTGAAGTGATGTCAGCCATACGCTTTTGAGTGGCGTTAGCCTTTCCATTACCCGAAGCGTTATATTGCGCAATGCAAGTTCAGTATCAAGGTTGGAAAACGCTTTCAAGTCAGTTGGGATAACATTATTTTGAGATACCCACATACCGACCTCTCCTGTTGGTTCAAAGCCATCTACTGGCAATTCATATCTGTAAATTTTCCCGCTTTGAAAACGTGATAGCCATGCATGTTCAATACAGGCAATCGCCGTGGCCTGGGAGTCACTGCCCATCCATTTTTCAATGTCCACTCTGTTTGTGTCAGGTCGTGGCCAGTAAATGATACGTGGGCACTCACGAGGGAAAAGATAAAGTAATTCATGCGCTTCATCCGTAGCCCATATCAGTGAGCCGTTTAACCACTCCTGCCCGGCAGGTCGATCAACATGAACCCTTAACTGGCGAGGTTTAAATAGAGTAATATCAGAATTATCACTGAAATGAAAAAGACGCATTAAGACTCCGTTTAAAATGAATCGAGCACGCCAAACTACTAATATTGAATAAATAAAGTTTCGTCTTTATGAATGATTTCTTAAATTAATTTTTCAGGCAGGCAGATATTGATCATCTTTGAAACTGGATGTGTGAAGCGTCCATTTCTGGCACATAACTGCTGATGCATAATGAGGTTTGTAATAAAAATGCCCCTCTGTACATAAAGTCACCCTGGATGGGGGCTGGTCAGATGAGAATGAGAAGCACGTCAGGAGATTGTCATGTAAAAATTTCAAGGAGGCAGGAGAGACGATTATAGTTATCCGAGACGAGGAAAAACATGAGTTAGCCTCATGACGATCAGGCAATTCTGCCCTTTAAAAGATAACTACTCATGTTTATAATCCGTCATTGAAGACAGCCGTCTGAAGTGTTCTCTCAGGATATCTGTTAACTCAAAAATACACTCGAGATGTGTGCTGCCCTCAACAATTCGCCTGGTTAAATGCGGATTGCCGCAGCTCCTGAAAAACTCATCCATTCTGCTTACATCAAACAGTTCGTCATGCTCAGCAAGCATGATTGTTAGTGGAATCGAAATCGCTTTGAGTTGCCTTGCTGGATTACGAGGGGTAAGGGCATTAGCCATATTAACGCTATAAGTCTGAACGAAGTCCGGCCTCGAATTGAGCACCTCACAGGGAAATTTAAGCCTTACTCCCGTAGAATGACCACAAAGAAAACCTCCACTCATTGCATTGATTATGAAGCTCCAACGGTTTATCGATGCAAAGGTAATGGAAGAATCCCGGTTCAGATTCGGGGGTGAAAAAGGGCCTAACGCTGGGGCTAGCAAAATCAGGCTTTCAACTTTCCGCGATAGAGAATATTGCGTAAAGTAGTTGATCAGCATGCCACCGCCACTGGAATGACCAAGCAAATGAACCCTGGCATCATTAAAAGAAGCGCGAGCATAATCGATGACTTCATCAACATCCTGCCAGATTTGCTCAGGGCTTGAAGCATCCCCTCGGATCCCAGTTGAGCGACCGTGCCCACGGAGATCAATGAGATAAACATAGACGGATAGAGCGGAGCTCAACTGTCTTGCAAGAATGTCGTAACCAGCATCAGAGTTTACACCACCACCGTGATATACGATGAGAACCTCATCCACGATCGTTTTTGGCTCATATTCCCTTATATATAATCCATTGAGTTGCCTTTCGATGACTTTAGCAGGAGGAAGTAACTGAGCATTGAGCTGTTCAAAGCGCTCAATAAAACGGGCGAAATCAATCACGTTTGAATTCCTTATTAACAAGATTCACTGCCTGTGAAGTTCTAACATCAAGCATGCACATTGTACTGTATGTGAGGGAAAGCTTTTATCATAAGCGTTCTTTGACGCTCCCCTACTGAGCCTCATGGAGCATTTCTGCGGACTGACGTCAGGCTGACGTCTGCGAGGAGCGAGCATTGTTTATACGTATGCCTTAGAATCAGAGGCTCGGCTACATTACGTGCATAATTGATATGCTATCGGAACAGGAAAATCACGGAAAAACTCATGGACAACACTTCGCTGGTTACACTCTTAAAATTTAAACGCTGGATTGATGCTGAAACGCTAAAGGTGATTAAAGGCATCAGTGAATCTGCCTATGCAGAAAAGCGTCATCTGATGCTTAGACTGATGAACCATATTTATGTGGTTGATATGATCTTTAGAGCAAATATTTCGGGGCATAAGCATGGCTACACTGCCCTCAACACCCCTGAAACACCCTCAGCAGATGAACTTGAAGTTAAAATGAACGACTGTATAAACTGGTATATCCAGCGCGTAAGTTCGATGTCTCCTGCCGATTTAAAAGAAACAATTAAGTTCAGCTTTGTCGATGGTAGTGAAGGAGAAATGACTGCTGCAGATATGATAAATCACATGCTCTTTCATGGTTCTTACCATCGCGGGGCGGTGGGCTGGTTAATTTCTGAGTGCAAGGGTACTCCGCCAAAAGATGTGCTGACAGTTTTCCTGAGAGATCATAATCACTGACAGATATTTTCTTCAGCTCTTTAACGATCTGGCGATTTCGATGGCCGCTTTGGCAGGAAGCCAGCCTTAATAACAATAATTTTTGGGTAAAGACGTTAGAAACAATGCTTAGAGTTTTCTCAACATTATGGCGGAATTGCCAGCATACAATCTGTTCAACAGCACAGACTTTATACCCACACTGCCTGTGCGAATCGCCGTCCCACAGCAAATGTTGATTATTAGATCGTTGATCTGGTACTCACATAACGTCTTCGCTGAGACCGGAGATCCAAACTGAGCGGGAAGCGGACATCACCAAATTTTTGTGTTACTTGTGTGCGTATTCATTTCAGCCAGCAACCAGCGCTCAAAACTGTTTAGAGCTGGCTCACTTATATGCGTGTCCGTGGGTTTTATTAAACAGAATCTTTTGCTCAGGCTATCTGATGCAGGCCACGGTGAAACAAGTGTGCCGCAACTTAATTCATTCTCAATATACATACGAGGAACTAATGCGACTCCCTGCCCCGCCATTACGGCCGCGATGGCCATTTCATGCAGATCGTACCGCGCCCCCTGCGCCGGGTTATCAAGCTCTATTCCACTCTCCTGCGCATAGCGATGCCATGCATCAGGATTCTGCCGCCGATGAATGCGCGGAAGTTTATTTAATTGCTGATTGACGTCATCATCAGTTAACAAAGCAGGATGGCAGACAGGCAGCAGATTTTCCTGAAACAGAAATTGCACACGCATACCTGCCCACGCGGAATGCTCAAAATGAATCACCGCATCATAACCACTGCCAGGCAAAATAAAAGGATCCGTTCTGGCGGCAATATTTAACGTTATTGCCGGAAACAATGCGTTGAAGCTGTTCAAACGGGGAATAAGCCAGCGGCTGG
Proteins encoded:
- a CDS encoding DUF6886 family protein, with the protein product MRLFHFSDNSDITLFKPRQLRVHVDRPAGQEWLNGSLIWATDEAHELLYLFPRECPRIIYWPRPDTNRVDIEKWMGSDSQATAIACIEHAWLSRFQSGKIYRYELPVDGFEPTGEVGMWVSQNNVIPTDLKAFSNLDTELALRNITLRVMERLTPLKSVWLTSLHASGIRLRNAQDWGKPGWTHSRPGRQIFV
- a CDS encoding DinB family protein, with product MDNTSLVTLLKFKRWIDAETLKVIKGISESAYAEKRHLMLRLMNHIYVVDMIFRANISGHKHGYTALNTPETPSADELEVKMNDCINWYIQRVSSMSPADLKETIKFSFVDGSEGEMTAADMINHMLFHGSYHRGAVGWLISECKGTPPKDVLTVFLRDHNH
- a CDS encoding LysR substrate-binding domain-containing protein; its protein translation is MRRKIPSSASLQAFDAAARHGNFARASEELSLTEGAISRQIARLEALLNCKLFDRVGSRVKLNPVGARYAHHVREILERLERDTQYILGLPQGSQSLDIAVLPTFASRWLIPRLNSFNALFPAITLNIAARTDPFILPGSGYDAVIHFEHSAWAGMRVQFLFQENLLPVCHPALLTDDDVNQQLNKLPRIHRRQNPDAWHRYAQESGIELDNPAQGARYDLHEMAIAAVMAGQGVALVPRMYIENELSCGTLVSPWPASDSLSKRFCLIKPTDTHISEPALNSFERWLLAEMNTHTSNTKIW
- a CDS encoding LysR family transcriptional regulator, with the translated sequence MANLNLDHLTTFRMVISRGSFSGAADALGLSQPAVSLQIRQLEQTLQVRLIERTSRGIRPTPAGLTFSEHCIKIDSVINTAIESVSLHSDDITGTVTVGMGATACIHLLPPVLQQLRQAHPLLKVDVRTGNTSDIVRSVEENRIDIGLVTLPANGKCLRVSPLGTDEFVVIMEKDAPDQSVKPLSPDALLSLPLIVFEPGSGTRALIDEWFHNAGLTVSPMMELGSIEAIKKMVRCGLGYSIVPRMSVANIDERQGLSLYSVTPSLHRTLGTVMREDRIVSRGMSVILKRLQAGFAKDEIS
- a CDS encoding alpha/beta hydrolase encodes the protein MIDFARFIERFEQLNAQLLPPAKVIERQLNGLYIREYEPKTIVDEVLIVYHGGGVNSDAGYDILARQLSSALSVYVYLIDLRGHGRSTGIRGDASSPEQIWQDVDEVIDYARASFNDARVHLLGHSSGGGMLINYFTQYSLSRKVESLILLAPALGPFSPPNLNRDSSITFASINRWSFIINAMSGGFLCGHSTGVRLKFPCEVLNSRPDFVQTYSVNMANALTPRNPARQLKAISIPLTIMLAEHDELFDVSRMDEFFRSCGNPHLTRRIVEGSTHLECIFELTDILREHFRRLSSMTDYKHE